A portion of the Sphingobacterium spiritivorum genome contains these proteins:
- a CDS encoding Nif3-like dinuclear metal center hexameric protein, whose translation MKIFELTNYLESIAPLAYQESYDNSGLLVGNPGDEIHRALISLDCTEAVVDEAIAEGCDIIISHHPIVFGGLKKFTGSNYVERVIIKAIRNNIAIYAIHTNLDNIFGGVSSKIAEKLHLENTAILKQKKNLLNKLVVYVPRTHVELVRTALFDAGAGNIGNYDQCSYNSAGYGTFRPLEGAEPAIGEIGQQERVEETKIEVIYPQIKEREILVAMYASHPYEEVAYNIVTLQNNYQTIGSGVIGNLSEPMSEIDFLQYLKEKLNLTVIRHTELRGKEVSRVAVCGGAGGFLLADAKRSGADFFVTADYKYHEFFDAEGQIVIADTGHFESEQFTQELLLEIIRNKFANFAVLITETDTNPIKYYC comes from the coding sequence ATGAAAATATTTGAACTAACAAACTATTTAGAGAGTATAGCTCCTTTGGCATATCAGGAATCTTATGATAATTCTGGTCTGTTAGTGGGTAATCCCGGAGATGAGATTCACCGTGCATTAATCTCCTTAGATTGCACCGAAGCTGTTGTGGATGAAGCTATTGCTGAAGGATGTGATATCATTATTTCGCATCACCCTATTGTATTCGGGGGCTTGAAAAAGTTTACCGGATCCAATTATGTGGAGCGAGTGATTATTAAGGCTATCCGGAATAACATAGCTATTTATGCTATTCATACCAATCTGGATAATATCTTTGGTGGGGTCAGTTCAAAAATTGCGGAGAAGCTTCATCTGGAAAATACAGCTATATTAAAGCAAAAGAAGAATCTGTTAAATAAGCTGGTGGTATACGTACCGAGAACACACGTGGAGCTTGTGCGGACGGCTCTTTTTGATGCAGGAGCAGGCAATATTGGTAATTATGACCAGTGTAGCTACAACAGTGCCGGATACGGAACTTTCAGACCATTGGAAGGAGCTGAACCTGCTATTGGCGAGATCGGCCAGCAGGAAAGGGTTGAAGAAACTAAAATAGAAGTTATCTACCCACAAATAAAAGAGCGTGAGATTCTCGTAGCCATGTATGCAAGTCATCCCTATGAAGAGGTTGCGTATAATATTGTTACATTGCAGAATAATTATCAGACTATAGGGTCTGGAGTGATAGGAAATTTATCCGAACCGATGAGTGAAATAGATTTTCTGCAATACTTGAAGGAAAAGCTCAATCTTACCGTCATTCGTCATACTGAATTGAGAGGCAAAGAAGTGTCTCGGGTAGCAGTATGTGGGGGTGCAGGAGGCTTTTTGCTTGCTGATGCAAAAAGATCAGGAGCAGATTTTTTTGTTACGGCAGATTATAAGTATCACGAGTTTTTTGATGCTGAAGGTCAGATCGTCATTGCAGATACGGGACATTTTGAAAGTGAACAATT
- a CDS encoding SAM-dependent methyltransferase — MSKGILYLLPVPLSDDAAMASYTPYLQETINTLDEYIVENEKTARKFLKQAGLSIPQQQLIIHDYGKHNRDQGNKQEFFKGLMAGKNVGLMSEAGCPGVADPGADIVAEAHSKGIKVVPLVGPSSILLALMASGFSGQKFAFQGYLPIDKSDRNRKIKDLEVQAYRDKQTQIFIETPFRNNALFAELLKVCKPQTKICVACNLTAQDEFILTLTVDQWKKRKDDFHKKPAIFLLYF, encoded by the coding sequence ATGTCAAAAGGTATATTGTATCTCCTTCCTGTTCCGTTGAGCGATGACGCTGCAATGGCTTCTTATACACCCTATTTACAAGAGACCATCAATACACTGGATGAATATATTGTAGAAAACGAAAAAACTGCCCGGAAATTTTTGAAACAAGCCGGTTTGTCTATTCCGCAACAACAGTTGATCATCCATGATTATGGTAAACATAACCGTGATCAGGGAAATAAACAGGAGTTTTTCAAAGGACTGATGGCGGGCAAAAATGTGGGATTAATGTCTGAAGCTGGATGTCCTGGAGTAGCAGATCCGGGTGCGGATATTGTCGCTGAAGCACATAGCAAAGGTATAAAGGTTGTTCCTTTGGTGGGACCAAGTTCCATTCTTTTAGCCTTAATGGCTTCTGGTTTCAGTGGACAGAAATTTGCATTTCAGGGATACTTGCCTATCGATAAATCGGATAGAAACCGGAAGATAAAAGATCTGGAAGTACAGGCATACAGAGACAAGCAGACACAGATTTTTATAGAAACTCCCTTTCGCAACAATGCCTTATTCGCGGAATTACTGAAGGTCTGCAAGCCTCAAACCAAAATATGTGTGGCCTGTAATCTGACTGCTCAGGATGAATTTATCCTGACACTTACAGTGGATCAGTGGAAAAAAAGAAAGGATGATTTTCACAAAAAACCGGCTATTTTCCTTCTGTATTTTTAA
- the apaG gene encoding Co2+/Mg2+ efflux protein ApaG: MVSLITEGVKISVESIYQPEYSNPEKEHFMFAYRISIENVGDYTVQLLRRHWQIFDAIGEHREVEGDGVVGEQPVIQPGESHQYVSGCNLKSEMGYMEGTYQMSRQLDGEIFYVEIPRFNLIANHRLN, from the coding sequence ATGGTATCTCTAATAACAGAAGGTGTAAAGATTTCGGTAGAGAGTATTTATCAACCGGAATATTCTAATCCTGAAAAGGAACATTTCATGTTTGCTTATCGTATTTCTATTGAAAACGTAGGCGATTATACCGTTCAGCTATTGCGTCGTCACTGGCAAATATTTGATGCAATTGGAGAACACAGGGAAGTAGAAGGAGATGGGGTCGTGGGGGAACAGCCAGTTATACAGCCAGGAGAATCACATCAATATGTCTCCGGTTGTAATCTTAAAAGCGAAATGGGCTATATGGAAGGTACATACCAAATGTCCCGCCAGTTAGACGGAGAGATTTTTTATGTAGAGATTCCCCGTTTTAACCTTATTGCTAATCACCGCTTAAATTAA
- a CDS encoding NAD-dependent epimerase/dehydratase family protein yields MDKTGYTALVLGSTGLIGSFLVEMLLDNTQYSTVYAVSRSQLQMQHPKLINIIADADSIAHQLENIAVDHLYCCLGSTKSKTPDLSAYYKIDHDYPLSVAQHLKDKGLSAVSLVSSMGANVLSNNFYLKMKGEIERDIELLSIKRTFIFRPSLLLGKRKENRMLEKVSSAVMNIINYFLIGKLKDYKSIKGEDVARSMMNICLSDLIGTHIIKTAKIKELA; encoded by the coding sequence ATGGATAAGACTGGCTATACCGCACTTGTTTTAGGCTCCACAGGCCTGATTGGCAGCTTTTTGGTCGAGATGCTTTTGGATAATACACAGTATTCAACAGTATACGCTGTATCAAGAAGTCAGCTACAGATGCAACATCCCAAGCTTATCAATATTATAGCAGATGCAGATTCAATAGCACATCAGCTGGAAAATATAGCTGTTGATCACCTGTATTGCTGTCTGGGAAGTACCAAAAGTAAAACTCCTGATCTCTCTGCATATTATAAGATAGATCATGATTATCCTTTGTCGGTAGCACAGCATCTCAAAGACAAAGGGCTTTCTGCGGTAAGTTTGGTTTCAAGTATGGGAGCTAATGTATTATCCAATAACTTCTACCTGAAAATGAAAGGAGAGATTGAGCGCGATATAGAATTACTTTCGATTAAAAGAACATTCATATTCAGACCATCCTTATTATTGGGAAAACGCAAAGAAAACAGAATGCTGGAGAAGGTATCTTCAGCGGTTATGAATATTATAAATTATTTCCTAATAGGAAAATTAAAAGATTATAAAAGTATAAAAGGAGAAGACGTAGCCAGATCAATGATGAACATATGTTTATCTGATCTCATAGGCACTCATATCATCAAAACAGCGAAAATCAAAGAATTAGCGTGA
- a CDS encoding ABC-F family ATP-binding cassette domain-containing protein has product MSILSTEQVSHSFNDRWLFKDIHFGLQKGDRIALVGINGTGKSTLLSILAEKVIPTSGKVVKEKGIKIGFLAQDPDFSGLHSINDFIYSADNEQQTLIRQYEELLSTDEPDQQKLEDLTEKLSLLNAWEYEYNIKTILNRLNIIDFTQQIDNLSGGQRKRLALAKLLIDEPDVYILDEPTNHLDIETIEWLEKLLTTGNKTVLLVTHDRYFLDGVCTEIRELDRGNLLTFKGNYSYYLEKKAEREANDSILVEKSRNLLRKELEWMRRQPQARGTKSKSRIEAYYDLEEKSKAAKKNDIVQLSVKVSRQGSKILEIENASKSFGTKSVIENFSYTFKKGDRIGLSGRNGSGKSTFLNLITGIEKPTSGTISVGETTVYGYYKQGGLEFQTNERVIDVVKNVAEYIEMAKGEVITASQLLTHFLFPPEKQFGMVEKLSGGERKRLQLMRVLMRNPNFLILDEPSNDLDIDTLNVLEDFLEKYTGVLLLVSHDRYLVDKLTDQLFIFDGSGNINIYNGNYADFKAEQDLLNKQLKAGKTNVKPVEVKEQPSKKKLSYKEQKEYEDLEKEVTSLEQQIAEKTEVLNSTTDHLQLVEIAEAIKSLELKLEEKTERWLLLAELAE; this is encoded by the coding sequence GTGAGTATATTATCTACAGAACAGGTCAGTCATTCCTTCAATGACAGATGGTTATTCAAAGACATCCATTTTGGACTACAAAAGGGTGACCGGATAGCTCTTGTCGGAATTAACGGTACCGGCAAATCTACACTTCTATCTATTTTAGCAGAAAAGGTAATTCCGACTTCAGGAAAAGTAGTAAAGGAAAAAGGAATTAAAATTGGCTTTCTTGCTCAAGATCCAGACTTTTCAGGATTACATTCTATCAATGATTTCATTTATAGTGCGGATAACGAACAGCAGACTTTAATTCGTCAATATGAAGAATTGTTAAGTACAGATGAACCTGATCAGCAAAAACTGGAAGATCTTACTGAAAAATTATCTTTGCTCAATGCATGGGAATATGAATACAACATCAAGACTATTCTAAACCGCCTTAATATTATTGATTTCACCCAGCAGATAGATAATTTGTCAGGAGGTCAGAGAAAAAGGCTGGCACTTGCAAAATTACTAATTGACGAACCTGATGTCTATATTTTAGATGAGCCTACGAATCATCTGGATATAGAGACTATAGAATGGTTAGAAAAGCTATTGACTACAGGAAATAAAACAGTATTATTAGTAACGCACGATCGTTACTTTTTGGATGGAGTCTGTACAGAAATCCGCGAACTTGACAGAGGAAATCTTCTGACATTCAAAGGTAACTACAGCTATTATCTGGAGAAAAAAGCAGAACGCGAAGCTAATGATTCCATATTGGTTGAAAAGAGTAGAAATCTGTTGCGTAAGGAATTGGAATGGATGCGCAGACAACCGCAGGCTCGAGGGACTAAATCCAAATCCAGAATTGAAGCTTACTATGATCTAGAGGAAAAATCTAAAGCTGCAAAGAAAAATGATATTGTACAGCTGAGTGTAAAAGTAAGTCGCCAGGGCTCCAAAATTCTGGAAATAGAAAATGCTTCTAAAAGCTTCGGAACTAAATCAGTAATTGAAAATTTCAGCTATACTTTCAAAAAGGGAGATCGCATTGGTTTATCCGGTCGCAATGGTTCCGGAAAATCCACCTTCCTGAATTTAATCACAGGCATTGAAAAACCAACTTCCGGAACAATCAGTGTAGGAGAGACTACAGTATACGGATACTATAAACAAGGCGGTCTGGAATTTCAAACCAATGAACGTGTAATAGATGTTGTAAAGAATGTGGCTGAATATATAGAAATGGCTAAAGGAGAAGTGATCACCGCTTCTCAATTATTAACACATTTCTTATTCCCTCCGGAGAAACAATTCGGCATGGTTGAAAAATTAAGTGGGGGAGAACGTAAGCGTTTGCAACTTATGCGTGTGCTTATGCGTAATCCAAACTTTCTTATTCTGGATGAGCCTTCCAATGATCTTGACATTGATACTTTAAATGTACTGGAAGATTTTCTTGAAAAATATACAGGCGTACTTCTTCTGGTTTCACACGATCGTTATCTGGTAGACAAACTGACCGATCAACTTTTCATCTTTGATGGATCAGGAAATATCAACATCTATAACGGAAACTATGCAGACTTCAAAGCAGAGCAGGACCTATTAAACAAGCAACTCAAAGCTGGAAAAACAAATGTAAAACCTGTAGAAGTAAAAGAACAACCAAGCAAGAAAAAGCTAAGCTATAAAGAACAAAAAGAATATGAAGATCTGGAAAAAGAAGTAACCTCTTTAGAACAGCAGATCGCAGAAAAAACAGAAGTGTTAAATTCAACAACCGACCATTTACAACTCGTCGAGATTGCGGAAGCTATCAAATCACTTGAATTAAAACTAGAAGAAAAAACAGAACGTTGGTTATTATTAGCAGAACTTGCAGAATAA
- the mnmG gene encoding tRNA uridine-5-carboxymethylaminomethyl(34) synthesis enzyme MnmG: MFKKYNVIVVGAGHAGCEAAAAAANLGSSVLLITMNMGVIAQMSCNPAIGGVAKGQIVREIDAMGGYTGIIADKSTLQFRMLNLSKGPAMWSPRSQNDRMRFAEEWRMQLEAIPNLDMWQDTVKEVIVEGDKAAGVITSLGIRIEADAVVLTNGTFLNGVIHIGEKNFGGGRTGEKAATGLTEQLVSLGFESGRMKTGTPPRIDGRSLNYDLMEEQWGDENKGRFSYTDVPIPTEQRCCWITYTNDKVHEMLKTGFERSPMFTGRIKGLGPRYCPSIEDKINRFAERERHQIFVEPEGFNTVEIYVNGFSTSLPEDVQQKALQLIPGFENARMYRPGYAIEYDFFPPMQLDLTLETLRVKHLFFAGQINGTTGYEEAGAQGFIAGINAHQRINDLHELTLKRSESYIGVLIDDLVTKGTEEPYRMFTSRAEHRLLLRQDNADIRLTPMAYKLGLVGEERLNKVNEKIKNSDAIVEYLRQNSVTADHINPVLENLNSSPVSQKTRMFNILSRPQINIYDIKKADSDFENYLNQFDKETIEQAEIKVKYDSYFEKEMEIVNRMKKMEDKEINPNFDYNSLTSLSIEARQKLLKVKPRTLGQASRISGVSPADISVLMVYMS; this comes from the coding sequence ATGTTTAAGAAATATAACGTAATTGTAGTAGGGGCCGGTCATGCCGGATGTGAAGCAGCAGCAGCAGCAGCCAACCTGGGATCATCTGTTTTGTTGATTACAATGAACATGGGTGTAATCGCTCAGATGAGCTGTAATCCTGCAATAGGAGGAGTAGCAAAGGGGCAGATCGTAAGAGAGATTGATGCAATGGGTGGATACACAGGTATCATAGCAGACAAATCTACACTACAATTCAGAATGCTTAATCTGTCCAAAGGTCCTGCTATGTGGAGTCCGAGATCTCAAAATGACAGAATGCGCTTTGCTGAAGAATGGAGAATGCAACTGGAAGCTATCCCTAATCTGGATATGTGGCAAGATACCGTTAAAGAAGTGATAGTCGAAGGCGATAAAGCTGCCGGAGTCATTACTTCTCTGGGAATACGAATAGAAGCAGATGCAGTAGTTCTGACAAACGGAACGTTCTTAAATGGAGTGATCCACATCGGAGAAAAAAATTTCGGAGGAGGCCGTACCGGAGAGAAAGCAGCTACAGGTCTTACCGAACAATTAGTAAGTCTTGGCTTTGAATCGGGTAGAATGAAGACCGGAACACCTCCACGTATAGATGGACGATCTCTTAACTACGATCTCATGGAAGAGCAATGGGGAGATGAAAATAAAGGTAGATTTTCCTATACAGATGTACCTATTCCTACAGAACAAAGATGTTGCTGGATAACCTACACAAATGACAAAGTTCATGAAATGCTGAAAACAGGATTCGAAAGATCCCCTATGTTTACAGGAAGAATAAAAGGTTTAGGTCCCAGATATTGCCCTTCCATCGAAGATAAAATAAACAGATTTGCAGAACGTGAAAGACATCAGATATTTGTAGAACCGGAAGGATTCAATACGGTAGAAATATACGTAAATGGATTTTCGACTTCTCTTCCGGAAGATGTACAGCAAAAAGCATTACAACTGATTCCTGGATTTGAAAATGCCAGAATGTACAGACCGGGATATGCTATTGAATACGATTTCTTTCCGCCAATGCAACTGGATCTGACACTTGAAACACTTCGAGTAAAACACTTATTCTTTGCAGGACAAATTAACGGAACAACAGGATATGAGGAAGCAGGAGCACAGGGATTCATTGCAGGTATCAATGCTCACCAGAGAATAAATGATCTTCATGAACTGACGCTAAAACGTTCCGAATCTTATATAGGTGTTTTGATTGATGACCTGGTTACAAAAGGTACGGAAGAACCTTACCGAATGTTTACATCAAGAGCAGAACACCGTTTGTTGTTACGTCAGGATAATGCAGATATTCGTCTTACACCAATGGCTTATAAACTGGGTCTGGTAGGAGAGGAGAGACTGAATAAAGTAAACGAAAAGATCAAAAATTCAGATGCTATTGTAGAATACTTAAGACAAAATAGTGTAACAGCGGATCACATTAATCCGGTACTCGAAAATCTTAACTCCTCCCCGGTATCTCAAAAAACCAGAATGTTTAATATACTAAGCAGACCACAGATTAATATTTACGATATCAAAAAAGCGGATAGTGATTTTGAAAACTATTTAAATCAGTTTGATAAAGAAACAATAGAGCAGGCTGAAATAAAAGTAAAATACGACAGCTATTTTGAAAAAGAGATGGAGATTGTCAACCGTATGAAAAAAATGGAAGATAAAGAGATCAATCCAAATTTTGATTACAATTCTTTAACTTCCCTTTCTATAGAAGCAAGGCAAAAACTGTTAAAGGTTAAGCCAAGAACATTGGGACAAGCTTCACGTATTTCAGGAGTTTCGCCTGCTGATATTAGTGTTTTAATGGTATACATGAGTTAA
- a CDS encoding Ig-like domain-containing protein, whose amino-acid sequence MQHPTGGPKDSLPPKILSELPKNYTRNFKAKKIVLEFDEYVKLNSQFKEFSISPDVDTQPEYKIKKKNLEITLPDSLEENTTYTIHFGKGLVDYNEGNPLPNYSYVFATGDELDSLSISGSVLNGYTKSLDMKNEDKDVIVILIPTRQDSIFGKRKANIFTAVDTAGNFKFNNLREDTYRIYALKEKSSNRIYESTDDWIGFLNDSIVLRKDTSNIKLEFTKPYPDKFRTGEKKLEKDGGIQLVFNRPLLDPTIKILSPQELDASKYVRYGVHKDSALIYTQNTDFDSLKLEIRNYNTVMDTVLLKKGVNVKFEKEILPVLNISNKVDKITHITVTSKIPLASIDKSKVKLTEDSVARTNFQLQKDTLNNQLYHIRFNWKPKRNYTLVLEEKALTGLFGDHNKEFKTNFTLDESENYGDINFNFTNIDSTMQYVVELIDDKKEKVFNRQILGPDNTISYKKFPGGRYSLRVIYDANKNGVWDPADVKTKKQAEQIWYLNKTFTIRANWEQNETVNLN is encoded by the coding sequence ATGCAACACCCTACTGGCGGACCTAAAGATTCACTTCCACCGAAAATATTAAGTGAGTTACCAAAAAACTATACCCGAAATTTCAAAGCAAAAAAAATAGTTTTGGAATTCGATGAGTATGTCAAACTAAACAGTCAGTTTAAAGAATTCAGTATATCCCCGGATGTAGATACTCAACCCGAATATAAAATCAAGAAAAAGAATCTTGAAATAACATTACCCGATTCATTAGAAGAAAATACAACATATACAATCCACTTCGGAAAAGGATTGGTCGACTATAATGAAGGTAATCCGCTTCCTAACTATTCGTATGTATTTGCCACTGGTGATGAACTTGACTCTCTTTCTATATCAGGATCAGTTCTGAACGGATATACCAAGAGTCTGGATATGAAGAATGAAGATAAAGATGTCATCGTTATTCTGATTCCCACCCGTCAGGACAGTATATTTGGTAAGCGTAAAGCGAATATATTTACGGCTGTAGATACAGCTGGTAATTTCAAATTCAATAATCTGAGAGAGGATACATACCGTATATATGCCTTGAAGGAGAAAAGCAGTAATCGTATATATGAAAGTACAGATGACTGGATAGGTTTTCTCAATGACAGCATCGTATTAAGGAAAGATACCAGTAATATCAAACTGGAATTTACTAAACCCTACCCTGATAAATTCAGAACCGGTGAAAAGAAACTGGAAAAGGATGGGGGTATACAACTTGTATTTAACCGCCCTCTACTTGATCCGACCATAAAAATATTATCTCCGCAGGAACTGGATGCATCCAAATATGTACGCTATGGTGTACATAAAGACAGTGCATTAATATATACTCAAAACACTGATTTTGACTCTCTTAAACTGGAGATTCGCAATTACAATACGGTCATGGATACTGTATTATTAAAGAAGGGAGTAAATGTGAAGTTCGAAAAAGAAATACTACCTGTCCTCAATATCAGTAATAAAGTAGATAAGATTACGCATATCACTGTTACCTCTAAAATACCTTTAGCCTCTATAGATAAGTCTAAAGTGAAACTCACAGAAGATAGTGTAGCAAGAACCAACTTCCAACTGCAAAAAGATACACTTAATAATCAGCTTTATCATATTCGCTTTAACTGGAAACCTAAAAGGAATTATACATTAGTTTTAGAAGAAAAAGCTTTAACAGGATTATTCGGAGATCATAATAAGGAATTCAAAACTAATTTCACATTGGATGAAAGCGAAAATTACGGAGATATAAACTTCAATTTTACCAATATAGACAGCACTATGCAATATGTGGTAGAACTTATCGATGACAAGAAAGAAAAGGTATTTAACAGGCAGATATTAGGCCCTGATAATACGATATCCTACAAGAAATTTCCGGGTGGCAGATATTCTTTACGTGTAATATATGATGCTAACAAGAATGGTGTATGGGATCCTGCAGATGTAAAAACAAAAAAGCAGGCAGAACAAATATGGTATCTTAACAAGACATTCACAATACGGGCCAACTGGGAACAAAATGAAACAGTCAATCTAAATTAA
- a CDS encoding gamma carbonic anhydrase family protein, translating to MAVILPVKDKYPEFPEDCFIAPNATIVGDVVMGNKCSVWFNAVIRGDVNYIRVGSYTNIQDGAVIHCTYQKNGTDIGSYVNIGHQAMVHGCVVKDYVLIGMGAIVMDKAVVETEVIIAAGAVVLENTICESGYLYAGVPAKKIKAITDEQREMLHQLPHNYVLYSSWFENS from the coding sequence ATGGCTGTTATATTACCTGTTAAAGATAAATACCCTGAATTTCCGGAAGATTGTTTTATAGCCCCTAATGCGACCATTGTAGGCGATGTGGTCATGGGCAATAAGTGTTCGGTATGGTTTAATGCTGTGATAAGAGGAGATGTAAACTATATACGAGTCGGATCTTATACAAATATCCAGGATGGCGCTGTTATTCATTGCACTTACCAGAAGAACGGAACTGATATAGGCAGTTATGTCAATATTGGCCATCAGGCGATGGTACATGGATGTGTAGTAAAAGATTATGTATTGATCGGTATGGGCGCTATTGTCATGGATAAAGCCGTAGTAGAGACTGAAGTTATTATTGCTGCAGGCGCTGTGGTACTGGAAAATACCATATGTGAATCAGGCTATCTGTATGCAGGTGTTCCAGCTAAAAAGATAAAAGCGATAACTGATGAACAACGGGAGATGTTGCATCAGTTACCGCATAATTATGTGTTATACAGTTCCTGGTTTGAAAACAGTTAA
- the nadB gene encoding L-aspartate oxidase, translated as MGDRKVDFLIIGSGIAGLSFALKAAKKGKVLIVTKSNEDESNTKYAQGGVAAVVDKSDSFEKHILDTQIAGDGLCHVEIVENVVREGPERIAELIAYGTNFDKVDDDSYDLAKEGGHSKHRILHYKDITGYEIERALLAKVHQDPNIEILTHYFAVDLITQHHLGEFVDKKSDDIKCFGIYALNTKNHRIEKILSRITLMASGGAGHVYSSTTNPTIATGDGIAMVYRAKGKVRNMEFIQFHPTALYNPSQYPAFLVSEAVRGFGGILRRVSGESFMEEYDERGSLAPRDIVARAIDAEMKKSGIDYVYLDITMRSKEDILAHFPNIYEKCLSIGLDMTKDYIPVSPAAHYLCGGILVDAYGRSTINNLYACGECSSTGLHGANRLASNSLLEAAVYAHRIWLDAAEKLGDIDFEENIPDWDDSNTSLSNEDILVSHNLRETQKVMSDYVGIVRSDFRLDRAFRRLGFLYDETEEFYKHTKLSVPLCELRNVIQVAFLVIKSAQDRKESRGLHYSTDYPYHAEILKDTIF; from the coding sequence ATGGGAGATCGTAAGGTTGATTTTTTGATTATTGGTTCCGGAATTGCTGGTTTAAGCTTCGCTTTGAAAGCTGCAAAAAAAGGTAAAGTCTTGATAGTCACTAAGTCTAATGAAGATGAGTCTAATACCAAATATGCACAGGGCGGTGTTGCTGCAGTTGTGGATAAGTCTGATAGCTTTGAGAAGCATATACTTGATACTCAGATAGCTGGTGATGGATTATGCCATGTGGAAATTGTGGAAAACGTTGTTAGGGAAGGTCCTGAACGTATAGCAGAGCTTATAGCGTATGGTACTAACTTCGATAAGGTAGATGATGACAGCTATGATCTCGCAAAAGAAGGTGGTCATTCCAAACACCGTATTTTGCATTATAAAGATATAACTGGTTATGAAATAGAACGAGCCTTGCTTGCTAAAGTACATCAGGATCCTAATATTGAGATACTTACACATTATTTTGCAGTAGATTTAATTACGCAGCATCATTTAGGTGAATTTGTTGATAAAAAATCGGACGATATTAAGTGTTTTGGTATCTATGCATTGAATACAAAGAATCACCGTATAGAGAAGATTTTAAGCCGTATTACCCTAATGGCTTCAGGAGGTGCAGGACATGTGTATTCGAGTACGACTAATCCTACGATAGCTACCGGTGATGGTATAGCAATGGTCTATCGTGCGAAGGGCAAAGTACGTAATATGGAGTTTATACAGTTTCATCCTACAGCTCTTTATAATCCCAGTCAATATCCTGCATTTCTGGTATCAGAGGCTGTACGTGGCTTTGGAGGTATCCTGAGACGTGTGTCAGGTGAATCATTTATGGAAGAGTATGATGAACGGGGTTCATTAGCACCACGGGATATCGTAGCTAGGGCAATAGATGCTGAAATGAAGAAATCGGGTATTGATTATGTATACCTGGATATTACAATGCGTAGTAAAGAGGATATTTTAGCGCATTTTCCAAATATTTATGAGAAATGTTTATCCATCGGATTGGATATGACAAAGGATTATATTCCTGTATCTCCGGCTGCACATTATTTATGTGGGGGAATTCTGGTAGATGCATACGGACGTAGTACTATTAATAATCTGTATGCATGTGGAGAATGTTCATCTACCGGGCTTCATGGAGCTAATAGATTGGCTTCTAATTCATTACTGGAAGCTGCTGTATATGCACACCGTATCTGGCTGGATGCTGCTGAAAAGTTAGGGGATATCGATTTTGAGGAAAATATACCAGACTGGGATGATTCCAATACAAGTTTATCCAATGAAGATATTCTGGTCTCGCACAATCTTCGGGAGACACAAAAAGTAATGTCCGATTATGTTGGTATTGTACGTTCTGACTTCAGGTTGGATCGTGCATTCAGAAGACTTGGATTTTTGTATGATGAGACGGAAGAATTTTATAAGCATACCAAATTATCTGTGCCACTTTGTGAATTGAGAAATGTCATTCAGGTTGCTTTTTTAGTTATTAAGTCAGCTCAGGATCGTAAAGAAAGCAGAGGACTCCATTATTCAACAGATTATCCTTATCATGCTGAAATATTAAAGGATACTATATTTTAG